Proteins from a genomic interval of Quercus robur chromosome 9, dhQueRobu3.1, whole genome shotgun sequence:
- the LOC126699003 gene encoding probable glucan endo-1,3-beta-glucosidase A6 yields MIELKKMGHLVFLALLILSFLISTSSAKFTSKVGINYGQLGNNLPSPSKSVELIKSLKAKLVKIYDTNPKILNSLKHTNIKVSIMLPNELISNISSNQTLSDLWVRSNVQPFYPHTKIRYLLVGNEIISSTDNKTWYNLVPAMRKIKSSLKAHGIHKVKVGTSCAMDVLESSYPPSNGTFRADISGRVMKPMLQFLNKTRSFFFLDAYPYFPWSSDPTNIRLDYALFESKNFTYTDPGSGLVYTNLFDQMVDSVIFAMKRLGYPGIRVWIAETGWPNGGDFDQIGCNIYNAATYNRNIVKKLTSESGTPARPGKVLPSFIFSLYNENQKPGPGTERHFGLLYPNGSKIYPIDLSGETQVWEYKKPLPKPTNDEKYKGKIWCVVAKGANSSEVGAALSYACSQGNKTCDPVQPGGKCYKPESPIWHASYAFSAYWAQFKKVGGTCYFNGLATQTIKDPSYGSCKFPSVTL; encoded by the exons ATGATAGAATTGAAGAAGATGGGtcatcttgtttttcttgctCTCCTCATTCTCTCCTTCCTCATATCCACTTCAA GTGCTAAGTTCACGAGCAAGGTGGGAATTAACTATGGCCAATTGGGAAACAATCTACCATCACCATCAAAGTCGGTGGAGCTTATCAAATCTCTCAAAGCCAAGCTTGTGAAAATCTAcgacacaaacccaaaaatcctTAACTCCCTCAAACACACAAACATTAAAGTCTCAATCATGTTACCCAACGAACTCATCTCCAACATCTCCTCCAACCAAACCCTGTCTGATCTCTGGGTCCGATCCAATGTCCAACCCTTTTATCCACACACCAAGATCCGATACCTCCTCGTTGGCAACGAAATCATCAGCTCCACCGACAACAAAACCTGGTACAACCTCGTCCCTGCAATGCGCAAAATTAAATCTTCCCTAAAAGCCCATGGTATTCACAAGGTCAAAGTTGGAACTTCGTGTGCCATGGATGTCCTAGAATCGTCATATCCACCTTCGAACGGGACTTTCCGGGCCGACatttcgggtcgggtcatgAAACCCATGTTGCAATTCTTGAACAAAACCAGATCATTTTTCTTCCTAGATGCGTACCCGTATTTTCCTTGGTCTTCGGATCCTACCAATATCAGGCTCGACTACGCTTTGTTTGagtccaagaatttcacctacACGGATCCGGGTTCGGGTTTGGTGTACACGAATCTATTTGACCAAATGGTGGATTCTGTAATTTTCGCTATGAAGAGACTCGGGTACCCGGGAATTCGGGTCTGGATAGCTGAAACGGGTTGGCCCAATGGTGGTGATTTCGACCAGATTGGTTGCAACATTTACAATGCTGCTACTTACAACAGAAACATAGTTAAAAAGCTCACATCCGAATCGGGTACTCCAGCCCGACCCGGAAAAGTCCTCCCatctttcatcttctctttgTATAACGAGAACCAAAAGCCGGGTCCGGGTACGGAGCGGCATTTCGGGTTATTATACCCGAACGGGTCAAAAATCTACCCGATTGATCTTTCGGGGGAGACTCAGGTGTGGGAGTACAAAAAGCCTTTGCCGAAGCCAACCAATGATGAGAAGTATAAAGGGAAGATATGGTGTGTGGTGGCGAAAGGAGCCAATAGCAGCGAAGTTGGTGCGGCGTTATCGTACGCGTGTTCACAGGGGAATAAAACTTGTGACCCGGTTCAACCCGGGGGTAAGTGTTACAAACCCGAGTCACCTATTTGGCACGCAAGCTACGCGTTTAGTGCTTATTGGGCACAGTTTAAGAAAGTTGGTGGGACCTGTTACTTTAACGGGCTTGCTACGCAAACTATCAAGGATCCAA GTTATGGATCCTGCAAGTTTCCAAGTGTTACACTTTGA